CGTCCGGGTCGGGGTCGTAGAGCGCGTCGAGGTCCCAGCCCCGGTCGTCGGGGAAGTCGCCGATGGCGTCGGTGCCGTCGTGGACGAGCCGCCAGAACTCCTCCGGGGTGGTCACGCCGCCGGGGAAGCGGCAGCTCATCCCGACGATGGCGATGGGTTCCCGGTCCTGGGTCTCCACCTCGCGCAGCCGCCGGCGGGTCTGGGCCAGGTCGGCGGAGACCCGCTTGAGGTAGGAGAGCAGCTTTTCGTCGTTGGTCATCGGGTGTCGCCACTCCTGTGCGAAGAGGGGGGACCGCGGTGCGGCCGGGGTGTCGGGGGAGGGGTCGCCTCAGGCCGAGCCGAGTTCGTTGTCGATGAACGCGAAGACATCGTCGGCGGAGGCGTCCTGAAGCCGTCCGGCGACGGCGTCGGCCCCCTCCTGGCCGAGGGCCTGGTCCAGGTCGCCGAGCAGCGACCGCAGGCGGCCGGCGATCCGGCCCTCTTCGATGTCCTCGGCGCTCAGGCCGCCGAGCCGGGCGGCGAGCCGGTCGAGGTCGGCGAGGACGGAGTCCACGGAGGAGGTGTCGGCGCCGGCGATCTCGGTGCCCAGGTGCTGGGCGAGGGCGGCGGGGGTGGCGTAGTCGAAGATGAGCGTGGCGGGCAGCGGCACCCCGGCGGCGGCGCTGATCCGGTTGCGCAGGTCGACGGAGGTGAGGGAGTCGAAGCCGAGGTCGCGGAAGGCGGTGGTCGGCTCGACCGCGTCGGCGTCGGCGTAGCCGAGGACGGCGGCGGCCTGGCCGCACACCAGCTCCCGCAGGGCGCGGTCGCGTTCGCCGCCGGTGAGGCCGGCGAGTTTCGCGGCGAAGCCGTCGGCGGCACCGGCCTGTCCGGGTCCGCCGGTGCCGGGGCGGGCCCCGGGCAGCGTGGACAGCAGGGGGCTGGGCCGGGTCGCGGTGAAGGCGGGCGCGAACACCGCCCAGTCGACGTCGGCGACGGTGACGGTGGTGTCGCCGCCGGCCAGGGCGCGGTGCAGCGCGGTGAGCGCGCGGCCGGGGTCGAGGAGGGACATGCCCATGGCGCGGGCGGCGGAGCGGACGGTGCCGTGGGCGGCCATGCCGTCGCCGCCCCAGGGTCCCCAGGCGATCGAGGTGGCGGGCAGTCCGGCGGCGCGGCGGTGTTCGGCGAGGGCGTCGAGGTAGGCGTTGGCGGCGGCGTAGTTGGCCTGGCCGGCGCCGCCGACGGTGGCGGTCAGGGAGGAGAACAGCACGAATGCCGTCAGGTCCCGGTCCGCGGTGAGTTCGTGCAGGTGGCGGGCGGCGTCGGCCTTCGCGGCGAGGACGCGGTCGAAGCGCTGGGGGGTGAGGGCGTCCAGGACGCCGTCGTCGAGGACGCCGGCCAGGTGCAGCACGGCGGTCAGGGGGTGTTCGGCCGGTACGGAGTCCAGCAGGGCGGCCACGGACCGGCGGTCGCTGACGTCGCAGGCGGTGAGGGTGACCCGGGTGCCGGCGTCGGTGAGTTCGCGGACCAGGTCGGCGGCACCGGGGGCGTCCATGCCGCGGCGGGAGGTCAGCAGCAGGTGGTCGGCGCCCTCGGCGGCGAGCCGGCGGGCGACGGCGCCGCCTATGGCGCCGGTGGCCCCGGTGACCAGCACGGTGCCGGACGGCGTCCAGGGGGCGCCGGTGCGGGCGGGGGCGGGCTCCAGGCGCCGGCCGTAGGCGCCGGTGTCGCGCAGCACGAGCTGGTCCTCACCGCCGGGGTCGCCGAGCAGGGCGGCCAGCCGGGCGAGGGTGTCGGGGCCGGGTTCGGCGGGCAGGTCGGCCAGTCCGCCCCAGCGTTCGGGGTGTTCCAGCGCGGCGACCCGGCCGAGGCCCCACACCGGGGCCTGGTCGAGGCCGGTGACGGCGGCGCCCGGCCCGTGGGCGACGGCGTCGCGGGTGACGCACCACAGCGGGGCGGTGACCCGCGCGTCCCCGAGGGCCTGGACAAGGGCGGCGGTGACGGCCGGCGCGGTGGCGGGCGCCAGCAGGGACAGCACGCCGTCGGCGCCGTTCCGCCCGGCGAGCAGCGCGGCGAGTTCGGCGCGGTCGGCCGTGGCGGGCACGGTGAGGGTGTCGAGGGTGAGGCCCCGTTCGGTGAGCCCGGTCAGGACGGCGGTGGTCCACGGGTCGTCGGCGGCGGGGACGACGGCGAGCCAGTGGCCGCCGCGCGCCGGGGTGGCGGCGGGGGCCAGCGGCTCCCAGGCGACGCGGTAGCGCCAGCCGTCGGCCGCGGCGTCGGCCTGCCGCCGCTCGTGCCAGGCGGCGAGGGCCGGTACGACGGCGGCGACGGAGGTCTCGTCGGCGACGCCGAGGGTGGCGGCCACGGCGGTGACGTCCTGGTCGCGGACCAGGTCCCAGAACGGGTCGGCGGCGTCGCCCCCGCGGGCCGCCGCCGAGCGCTCGGCCTGGAGGATGGGGGCGTCCTCCCAGTGCCGGTCGCGGCGGAAGGGGTAGGTGGGCAGGCCGACCCTGCGGCCGCCGGCGAACAGCGCCGTCCAGTCGGGGCCGGTGCCGGTCAGGTGCAGCCGGCAGACGGCGTCGAGGAGGGCGGCGTCCTCGGCGCGGTCGCGGCGCTGGGCGGCGATGACGACGGGCGCCGAGTCCTGGGCCAGGTTGCTGAGCACCGCGTCGGGGCCGACCTCCAGGAAGCGGGTGGCGCCCTCGGCGGCCAGGGTGGTGACCCCGTCGTGGAAGCGGACCGCCTCGCGGACGTGCCGGACCCAGTACTCGGGCGAGTCGAGCCGGTCGGCGAGGCGGCCGGTGACGTTGGAGACGACCGGCAGGGCGGGCTCGCGGAAGGTCAGTCCCGCCAGCACCTCGCGGAACGCCTCCAGCATGGGGTCCATGCGGTGGGAGTGGAAGGCGTGCGACACCTTCAGCCGGGTGGACTTCTCCACCCGGGCGGCGACGGCGAGTACGGCGTCCTCGTCGCCGGAGACCACCACGGCGCGCGGGCCGTTGACGGCGGCGATGCCGACGCCGTCGGTGAGCAGCCCGGCGACCTCCGCCTCGGTGGCGAGCAGGGACACCATCGCGCCGCCGGCGGGCAGTTCCTGCATGAGCCGGCCGCGGGCGGCGACCAGGGCGACGGCGTCCTTCAGGTCCAGCACGCCGGCGACGTGCGCGGCGACGACCTCGCCGACGGAGTGCCCGGCGAGCAGGTCGGGGCGGACGCCCCAGTGCTCCAGCAGCCGGTACAGGGCGGTTTCGAAGGTGAACAGGGCCGCCTGGGTGTACACGGTCCGGTGCAGGGGCGCGGGGTCGGTGTCCTGCTCCCACATCACCTCGCGCAGCGGCCGGTCCAGGTGGGTGTCGAACGCGGCGCAGATCTCGTCGAGGGCGGCGGCGAACACCGGGAACGCGGCGTGCAGGGTGCGGCCCATGCCGGGCCGCTGGGAGCCCTGCCCGGAGAACAGCACGGCGAGCCGGCCGGGTTCCGGGGCCGTCTCGGCGGGGCGGCTGCCGTCGGCGACGGCGCGCAGGCCGGCCAGCAGCTCGTCCCGGTCGCGGCCGGTGACGGCGGCCCGGTGGGTGAACACGGTCCGGGTGGTGGCCAGCGAGTAGCCGACGTCGTACGGGTCGAGGCCGCCGGCCGCGGCGAGCAGCCGCTCCGCCTGCCGGCGCACCGCGTCGGGGCCCTTGCCGGACAGCACCCAGGGGATCACGGGCAGCGCGGTGCGCTCGGACGCGGCCGGTTCCGCGGCGGCGGGCGGCGCCTCCTCCAGGATGGTGTGGGCGTTGGTGCCGGAGATGCCGAAGGAGGACACGCCGGCCCGGCGCGGGCGGCCGTCGGGGGTGTCCCAGGGGCGGGCCTCGGTGAGCAGCCGGACGTCTCCGGCGCTCCAGTCGACGGCGGTGGAGGGCTGCTCGACGTGCAGGGTGCGGGGCAGGGTGCCGTGGCGCATCGCCATGACCATCTTGATGACGGCGCCGACCCCGGCCGCGGCCTGCGGGTGGCCCATGTTGGACTTCAGGGAGCCGAGCCACACCGGCCGGTTCTCCGGC
This sequence is a window from Streptomyces rubradiris. Protein-coding genes within it:
- a CDS encoding type I polyketide synthase, which produces MEDSATAGKLRDYLKRATTELERSRRRVRELEDREREPVAVIGMGCRYPGGVRTPEDLWRIVDEGIDVVTGFPTDRGWDTEAIYDPEPGAPGKTYVRQGGFLHDAAECDPAFFGISPKDAPGTDPQQRLLLEVTWEAFERAGIDPTTVKGTPTGVFVGLMHHDYLGGTISGSIVSGRIAYTLGLEGPAVTMDTACSSSLVALHQAIQSLRKGECSLALAGGAAVMASPEMFIEFSERRALSPDGRCHSFSDDAAGAAWAEGAGMLLVERLSDALRNGHEVLAVVRGSAVNQDGASNGLTAPSGPAQIRVIRQALADARLAPHHIDAVEAHGTGTTLGDPIEAQAVIAAYGQDRPENRPVWLGSLKSNMGHPQAAAGVGAVIKMVMAMRHGTLPRTLHVEQPSTAVDWSAGDVRLLTEARPWDTPDGRPRRAGVSSFGISGTNAHTILEEAPPAAAEPAASERTALPVIPWVLSGKGPDAVRRQAERLLAAAGGLDPYDVGYSLATTRTVFTHRAAVTGRDRDELLAGLRAVADGSRPAETAPEPGRLAVLFSGQGSQRPGMGRTLHAAFPVFAAALDEICAAFDTHLDRPLREVMWEQDTDPAPLHRTVYTQAALFTFETALYRLLEHWGVRPDLLAGHSVGEVVAAHVAGVLDLKDAVALVAARGRLMQELPAGGAMVSLLATEAEVAGLLTDGVGIAAVNGPRAVVVSGDEDAVLAVAARVEKSTRLKVSHAFHSHRMDPMLEAFREVLAGLTFREPALPVVSNVTGRLADRLDSPEYWVRHVREAVRFHDGVTTLAAEGATRFLEVGPDAVLSNLAQDSAPVVIAAQRRDRAEDAALLDAVCRLHLTGTGPDWTALFAGGRRVGLPTYPFRRDRHWEDAPILQAERSAAARGGDAADPFWDLVRDQDVTAVAATLGVADETSVAAVVPALAAWHERRQADAAADGWRYRVAWEPLAPAATPARGGHWLAVVPAADDPWTTAVLTGLTERGLTLDTLTVPATADRAELAALLAGRNGADGVLSLLAPATAPAVTAALVQALGDARVTAPLWCVTRDAVAHGPGAAVTGLDQAPVWGLGRVAALEHPERWGGLADLPAEPGPDTLARLAALLGDPGGEDQLVLRDTGAYGRRLEPAPARTGAPWTPSGTVLVTGATGAIGGAVARRLAAEGADHLLLTSRRGMDAPGAADLVRELTDAGTRVTLTACDVSDRRSVAALLDSVPAEHPLTAVLHLAGVLDDGVLDALTPQRFDRVLAAKADAARHLHELTADRDLTAFVLFSSLTATVGGAGQANYAAANAYLDALAEHRRAAGLPATSIAWGPWGGDGMAAHGTVRSAARAMGMSLLDPGRALTALHRALAGGDTTVTVADVDWAVFAPAFTATRPSPLLSTLPGARPGTGGPGQAGAADGFAAKLAGLTGGERDRALRELVCGQAAAVLGYADADAVEPTTAFRDLGFDSLTSVDLRNRISAAAGVPLPATLIFDYATPAALAQHLGTEIAGADTSSVDSVLADLDRLAARLGGLSAEDIEEGRIAGRLRSLLGDLDQALGQEGADAVAGRLQDASADDVFAFIDNELGSA